Within Miscanthus floridulus cultivar M001 unplaced genomic scaffold, ASM1932011v1 os_2478, whole genome shotgun sequence, the genomic segment GAAGCTAAAGCTAGGAATATGTTAACTAATAGGCTCGGGAAGTTAGCTCAACCTCAGAGGTTGGTTTCTTCTCAACAAAGTGCTTTCATCAAGGGCATATTTGTCCCGAAAAGTGCAACAACAACACATGGGATTGTTTATAGTGTTCACAAAAGTGAAAATCTATGAATTATTTTGAAATTAgattacagaaaagcatatgaCATAGTTAGTTGAGATTTTCTTATTGACATCCTAGCTAGAATCTAAATCTAAATGGAGAAGAAAATAAGTTCTTCAAATTTGGTAAAGGTCTTATACAGGGGACCCTATCTCCCGCATTCTTTTCAACCTTGTTGGTGATGTCTTGACTAGAATGTCAGTGAAGGTAGCTCGAGCTAAGTTAGTTTAAGCTCTTATGTTTGATTTTAGATATGAGATGATGCTATTTCCCCCAAAAATATGTAGATGATACCATTTTTTTTGGATGTTGGTAAGGATCACTTGAAGAATCTAAAAGGTATCATGGTATATGTTTAACAAATTTATGACACAAGGATCAACTTCCAAAAAGAGAGATTGTTCCCCATATAGCTGGCTTGATAAAATGGGAGGACAGAGATTGagggaaagatgaaagatggagtTGCAAAAGTGCACACGTGGAGGGGAAAGGACCTGCAATGAATAGTTTTAAAACTTTATAAACTTAAGAAATCTACTTTTGGAGTTGATGGATCTAATGGAAACCCCATATAAGTAAATAATGGACCCTCAATGCATCTAACTCAGTTAGTTTTAGCCAATGGAAAGCATGATGCAATTGGGGGGTGTAAGGAGGTGCCCATCAGCGACTTATGTCACCCCATAATGTACCCTCAATGCATCTAACTCAGTTAGTTTTAGCCAATGGAAAGCATGATGCAATTGGGGGGTGTAAGGAGGTGCCCATCAGCGACTTATGTCACCCCGTTGAATATCCTCCACACGGTTATAGATTTTGTGACTATACCATATGCGTTACTACTAAAGTGGCACAGGCTATAGCCTATAGCTGCGAAAGGCGGTTGCTTATCGATATGGTGATGAATGCTGGAGGCGGCTAGAGATACACCGTGTAACGTATGCGTGCAATCATGCCTATTATGCCTGCTCTGGCGCAATAATGCATGGTAAGTCCGTCCATACTGCAACTTACCTACAGTCATCGgtcccgttcgcttggctgaatTTAGCTGAAAACACTGTAAcggctgaattgttatgagagaaaaacactgtttcggctgaaaaaagaagtcgaacaagccaaAACTTAAggtcagccgaacggggccatcatTGCGGGAACTACCATAGTGCATGCACATTTGCGGCGGGGGGAATCGAGTGGCGGCGACTGAGATGACGAGAGAAGCATGACAGGCGCGTGCGCCCCTCGCATCCTTTTCTGTGTTTGTATCAAGGCACGACCCTTCTCACACGCACCACAGACCGATGATGACATCGGCGCCCTGCAATTCCTTGGTTTTGGAATCTATAGCAGACATGGACCCCTACTTTCTCAACAGAATGCGCGCTAGGGTGCACGGTGTTGCTGCGCAGTGGGTTTTTCTGCAGGCTCAGCTGTTGGGGTTTCAGTTACTGGTGGCTACTATAAAAGGCCACGCCCTCGGGCACAAGTGACACTGCCCGGTGGGTCCCCCTTCTCCTTCCTTCCTCTCACTACGGGAaacagggtctttgccgagtgcaactttctttgccgagggctaaaaatcgggcactcgacaaagagctattttgccgagtgccgcactcggcaaagatatacactcggtaaagaaggctttgccgagtgtcaaacactcggcaaagccagacactcggcaaaggccctttttgccgagtgtcaggcactcagcaaactttggcgctcggcaaaaaaCGGCGTCAGGTAACGGCCGCCGCCTACcgtccaggtttgccgagtgccagcgggtaggcactcggcaaaccacttctttgccgagtgccagaccctgacactcggcaaaggactaggGTTGCcggtttgctgagtgccagatcggggcacttggcaaagatttttttttccttttttttaaatctaaaccctaaaccgcactccatcgtatttaaaaaaaataaaattaccactttgccgagtgccgggcggagaggcactcggcaaacattttaaaaaaaaatggcacgctctttgccgagtgtccccacgaacactcggcaaagggaacactttgccgagtgcctaccatctggcactcggcaaagagcatatttgccgagtgtcaaaagattacactcggcaaaccattttttttgtattttgacctccaaactttttctgtagtcctcttacagtacttggtactccatgtcaAAATTTGGTACATTTCCCGAACtatttaaatgaaataaattaaatgaaataaattaaataaatatagtaAACAGTTCGGGAAATGTATCAAATTtcgacatggagtaccaagtactgtaagaggactagagaaaaagtttggaggtcaaaatacaaaaaaaaaatttggtttgtcgagtgtcatcttttgacactcggcaaatatgctctttgccaagtgccagatggtaggcactcggcaaagtgttccctttgccgagtgttcgtggggacactcgacaaagagcgtgctaaatttttttaaaatgtttgccgagtgcctctcctcccgacactcggcaaagtggtaattttgttttttataaaTACGATGGagtgcggtttagggtttagattaaaaaaaaggaaaaatctttgccgagtgccccgatctgacactcggcaaaccggcctcctttgccgagtgcgagatcggggcactcggcaaagagcccgtcCATTAAACAAAACCGGCAGCCAGCCACTTAGAAAAAAGGCCCCGCCCCCACGCCCGCTAGCGACTCCGCGCGCCACCGCCGCAGCCGCCCACCGCAGCCCCTCcccgcgccgcccccgcccccagCCGCCCCTCCTCGTGCCTTGCCCCCGCCCCGGCAGGCCCTCCCCGCGCCCCCCTCCCCACGCTTGCCCCCGCCCCCAGGCAGCCCCTCCAGCGCCGCCCCCACCCCCGGCTGCCCTCCCCGCACCGCCCCCGGCAGCCCGTTGGCCACGCCCTGCCCATGGCCGCACCAACGCCGGCCCTGCGGCCGGCCGCGCCCCCCCCTGCCCCCGGCCCGCCAACGCCGGCtctgcccccggccgcgccctgccatcggccgcgccccgtggaccaCGCACCCCACGTCGCCCATGCCCGACCATGTTCCTGACTCCGGCGACCCCGACCGcaaccccgacgccgcccgccacTACCCCcgacgcccgtcaggtatgcccttctctcttgttgttgtcgtggcaGTGATagtttgtagtagtattagttgtagtagtagtagtgctagtggtagtagtagtattagaagtagtggtagtagtagtagacactagtggtagtagtagtagaagtcgtggtagtagtagtagtagtagaactagtggtagtagtagttgcaatagttgtagtagtagtagtagaactagtggtagtagtagtagcaatagtggaagtagtggtactacttggatatattcttctgcattgatatccaaactacatggcttctcttgagacatatgtgcttgtcggccatcgtgccattgttttttgtaggttttggaaacctcaccgtgcaggggaggttctgctgaattttttttaaatgacagtattttgttccatttttgtagagaagagcccgtcggagccgagtcggagttcccgtcgccgtgccggtctgcctgcaccgcgtcacctcaccactgcaccgacccaccatggaaccgctagcctgactccaccgccaccctaggtataacccctctttccgtatcatggtcatagatcgtgtaacctagttaggcgtctcctgttcgaaagagatacggttggaggtatgcagatctttgcatatctatgatcgtatctattttggattgtccacattttttggacagcccgcggatgcgtagatgggttagtttccatggtctgctccggtccgagacagagtttcggcatcacctccctattgttctccggatacgcactcttgtttggcaggacgtgtatctggagaacagcagggaggtgctgccaaaattttgtcttggataggagtagtgcatggaaactaacctcatctatgcatccgcgggtgggattaggacatatcctcacctattagacagtagaaacaccatgtagatgcaattgttggttacattactcgctgatacatatgttagaggatggatgaccgtcagtggatgtaaacgggctagagaagtcagagtgattacaccacggaatggatgaacaagaccgatgctttcttgaacagtgcatttggcaaggctgctaaaggacattgcctagttttgtgtccctacagcaaatgtggaaacagaagaagggtaaacaaggtgaaaatgggtaaacatcttgtgaagaatggatttacgccggactacacccggtgggtccaccatggtgaagcccatcgtatgagagaggatgtggtgagaccacgggtggaggcttttgatgctgatgcaggggtagcagacatgttagatgactttcaccatggCCAGTTCGATgatggacgtgagaaggaggagatggaggcagccgcacaggcgttctacgacatgatggactcagcacagaaacccattcacgatcggtcaacggtgtctcaactggatgccattggacgcttaatgggatTGAAGtttgagttaaacttgagtcgagaaggcttcgataagatgttggccgtgattggcaccctgcttccggaggcccacattctgccaaagagcatgtacgagtcatagaaactccttcgtgcacttaagatgccgtatgagcagatacatgcttgtcccaaggggtgcgtcctatttaggaaagaacacgagcatgcaaagttctgtccaaagtgtaaatcctctaggtacctggaggtagactctgatgatggccagaagaggcaacttacgatccccgtgaaaatcctacggtaccttccgttccaaCCGatgatccaatggctatacatgatcgaggactccgcgaaacagatgacatggcacaaaaatggcaaatagtacaatcctgacaagatggtacatccatccgatggtgaagcttggatccgctttaatgacaaacatcatgacaaagcagatgaggctcgtaatgtacgtgtcgcgctggcaacagatgggttcaatccttatggaatgatggctgcccccatacacatgttggcccgtcttcgttatcctccttaatctccccccccccccccggtgtctcctttcaatgacataacgtattcttgttgttgataattcttggacacccagggagtaatatgggtgtgttcatggagcc encodes:
- the LOC136535019 gene encoding uncharacterized protein, with protein sequence MGDVGCVVHGARPMAGRGRGQSRRWRAGGRGGRGRPQGRRWCGHGQGVANGLPGAVRGGQPGVGAALEGLPGGGGKRGEGGAGRACRGGGKARGGAAGGGGGAGRGCGGRLRRWRAESLAGVGAGPFF